The Achromobacter spanius genome includes the window GCCCGGCCGGGCAAGCGGGCCAGCAGCATTTCAGCCGCGACATACCCCGCCAGCATCAACACCCACACGCTTGCAGCCAGGCTCAGGTGAGCGATGTTGCTCCACTTGTAGAAGATGCCCGCGTTGGCCAGCCCCAGCGTCACCGCAATCGCCACCATACCCACCGCCGTCCAGCGGATGGCATGCCGAGCCCAATAGGCCGCGCGGCGTTGAAGATCGCCGTCCACCCGCATGACCAGCCACGACGCCCCCAGCAGCACGTAGGCCGCCACCGCGCACAAACCCACGAACATCGCGAACCAGCCATAGCCCGCGTCGGATTGATAGCCGGTGGCGATGCGTCCCAGCAGCATCCCCTGCCCGAACGCCGTAATGATGGAACCGGCCCAGAACCCGAAGATCCAGCGCGGCTTCATCTCGTTGCGCGCGCGGATGCGGAATTCGAACGACACGCTGCGCAGCACCACGCCCAGCACCATGAAGGTCAGCGGCCCGTAAAGCTTGCCCAGCACCGCACCCCATGCGAAGGGGAAGGCCGACGCGAACAGTCCCATGCCCAGCAGCAACCAGAATTCGTTGGCATCGCGCCAGGGGCTCAAGAGCGACATCATGCGGCCGCGCTCATGTTCGGGCGCCAGTTGCAGCAGGATGCCCACGCCCAGGTCAAAGCCATCCA containing:
- a CDS encoding cytochrome d ubiquinol oxidase subunit II encodes the protein MIAMLAASQGLSPEDPSFWMPLAFMGLLFVVIAAGMVLDGFDLGVGILLQLAPEHERGRMMSLLSPWRDANEFWLLLGMGLFASAFPFAWGAVLGKLYGPLTFMVLGVVLRSVSFEFRIRARNEMKPRWIFGFWAGSIITAFGQGMLLGRIATGYQSDAGYGWFAMFVGLCAVAAYVLLGASWLVMRVDGDLQRRAAYWARHAIRWTAVGMVAIAVTLGLANAGIFYKWSNIAHLSLAASVWVLMLAGYVAAEMLLARLPGRAERFSWLPFVLCVGLFLLMLSGLAYSLFPYLILDDMTLWDGAGALGSMRLVMAGAVVGVPVVLVFNILAYRSVFGKERAPVPLLPPPS